One genomic region from Leptolyngbyaceae cyanobacterium JSC-12 encodes:
- a CDS encoding glucose-1-phosphate thymidylylransferase, long form (IMG reference gene:2510098193~PFAM: Nucleotidyl transferase~TIGRFAM: glucose-1-phosphate thymidylylransferase, long form), whose protein sequence is MKAIILSGGKGTRLRPLTYTGAKQLVPVANKPILWYGIESIVRAGVTDIGIIISPETGEEVKAKTGNGEQFGANITYILQDQPAGLAHAVKVARPFLGDSPFVMYLGDNLIQNELGQFITNFKEQHMDALIMLRPVANPTAFGVAEVDAQGRVLHLVEKPKVPPSNLALVGIYFFANTIHEAIDRIQPSARGELEITDAIQNLIDHQKHVEARQIEGWWLDTGKKDDLLEANQIVLDTCLQSAIWGEVDAHSQISGRVQVGEGTKLSNCTIRGPVIIGKNCHLENCFIGPYSSVADEVTLIDADLEHSVILRGAKVVGIQQRIVDSVVGQRAQLKLAPQRPKALRFMIGDDSQIELA, encoded by the coding sequence ATGAAAGCAATCATTTTAAGCGGCGGTAAAGGCACACGTTTACGCCCTTTAACTTATACGGGTGCAAAGCAACTCGTGCCTGTAGCCAACAAGCCTATTCTCTGGTATGGTATCGAATCGATTGTAAGAGCTGGTGTTACAGACATCGGCATTATCATCAGTCCTGAAACTGGAGAAGAGGTTAAGGCAAAAACTGGAAACGGTGAGCAGTTTGGTGCAAACATCACCTACATCTTGCAAGATCAACCTGCCGGTTTGGCTCATGCGGTTAAGGTTGCCCGTCCTTTTCTGGGTGATTCACCATTCGTGATGTACCTGGGAGATAACCTGATTCAAAATGAACTCGGGCAATTCATAACAAACTTCAAAGAGCAGCACATGGATGCTCTAATCATGTTGCGTCCAGTTGCTAACCCAACAGCATTCGGTGTCGCAGAAGTGGACGCTCAAGGGCGAGTGCTCCACCTGGTTGAAAAGCCCAAAGTTCCACCATCTAATTTGGCTTTGGTTGGTATCTATTTCTTTGCGAATACTATTCATGAGGCAATTGATCGAATCCAGCCTTCTGCACGTGGAGAACTTGAAATTACGGATGCAATTCAGAATTTGATCGACCACCAAAAGCATGTGGAAGCTCGGCAGATTGAGGGATGGTGGCTTGATACTGGGAAGAAAGACGATTTGCTAGAAGCGAACCAAATTGTTCTTGATACCTGTTTGCAGTCTGCCATTTGGGGTGAAGTGGATGCTCACAGTCAAATATCAGGACGGGTTCAAGTTGGGGAGGGAACCAAACTGAGCAACTGCACGATACGTGGTCCCGTTATCATCGGTAAAAACTGCCATTTAGAAAATTGCTTTATTGGTCCCTACAGTAGCGTTGCAGATGAGGTTACCTTAATTGATGCTGATTTAGAGCATAGTGTAATTCTTCGTGGTGCGAAAGTTGTTGGGATTCAACAACGAATTGTTGATAGTGTTGTTGGGCAACGAGCACAACTGAAACTGGCTCCCCAACGCCCTAAAGCTCTACGTTTCATGATTGGGGATGATTCGCAAATTGAACTGGCTTAG
- a CDS encoding hypothetical protein (IMG reference gene:2510098200): MIDSFIPSDLAVAPNPPGLASSLKLVTVPVDAYNFFEFWMPSEDASLIAEEAMLLKDDRLRLEEICGKLMWLLGADLLSGDKICTQEPLYDWQSLVRLIHQSGRHFDAITIHYSPQTIHPSDTEGDRPRAWTIAPSTWSISFLEFNPVERGYQVNPLPLSLAITYGRPITRILETAGVGMRYT, encoded by the coding sequence ATGATTGACTCCTTCATTCCATCTGATCTTGCCGTTGCCCCAAATCCACCTGGATTGGCATCGAGCTTAAAACTAGTCACTGTTCCAGTGGATGCGTATAATTTTTTTGAGTTTTGGATGCCGTCTGAGGACGCAAGCCTGATTGCTGAAGAGGCAATGTTACTCAAGGATGATCGCTTGCGGCTGGAAGAGATTTGTGGCAAGTTGATGTGGTTATTGGGGGCTGATTTACTCTCTGGGGATAAGATTTGTACTCAAGAGCCACTGTATGACTGGCAGAGTTTGGTGCGGCTTATTCACCAATCAGGTCGGCATTTTGATGCGATTACAATTCATTACTCGCCTCAAACAATCCATCCGTCTGATACTGAGGGCGATCGCCCCCGCGCCTGGACCATAGCTCCCTCAACTTGGTCTATTTCGTTTTTAGAATTTAATCCCGTTGAGCGGGGTTATCAGGTAAACCCTTTACCATTAAGTTTGGCAATTACCTACGGACGACCCATTACCAGAATACTGGAAACGGCAGGAGTTGGAATGCGGTATACCTGA
- a CDS encoding glycosyl transferase (IMG reference gene:2510098198~PFAM: Glycosyl transferase family 2) gives MNQTLSWGLIVATYQREQILPQCLKLAVEQTRKPIEIIVVDASDNWESTREKIMAEIAIAAPEIRWVYTAAKQRGLPLQRNQGLDLATADILFFLDDDSLMYPDCAEEILKVYEADTNRIVAGVQAALVDEMPTDVVVEDEQKPVGWKIEQWIPGIVKLQRFIWKHIFLMNNEVLCVPYYGDFPSYEVPQPFRDLNAYFMRIFHGCRMTFRREMIAKERFEPLLLYYALNEDMDASYRVSRHGLLLEAGNARLHHYQSNSGRLSRFVVTSLSALNQAVCIRRYSNDLKRDCVRFYILTSRRVVAEFFKDVLSRRWTFPQLRGIMAAFRYAPAIFTLPEDELVDWYPRLQQEFVTQGKPPSLDKNWSIQTATARS, from the coding sequence ATGAATCAAACACTCTCCTGGGGACTCATTGTTGCGACCTACCAACGTGAGCAAATCTTACCTCAGTGCTTAAAGCTGGCGGTTGAACAAACTCGTAAGCCCATTGAGATTATTGTGGTTGATGCCAGTGACAACTGGGAAAGCACACGAGAGAAGATCATGGCAGAGATTGCCATTGCTGCGCCTGAGATTCGCTGGGTCTACACAGCGGCTAAGCAACGGGGCTTACCCCTCCAGCGCAATCAAGGCTTGGATTTAGCAACGGCAGATATTTTGTTTTTCCTCGATGATGACTCGTTGATGTATCCCGATTGTGCTGAGGAAATTCTGAAAGTATATGAAGCAGATACCAATCGGATTGTGGCGGGTGTTCAGGCAGCGTTAGTGGATGAGATGCCAACTGATGTGGTGGTTGAAGACGAGCAAAAACCTGTTGGTTGGAAGATCGAACAGTGGATTCCAGGCATTGTTAAGCTACAGCGTTTTATCTGGAAGCACATTTTCTTGATGAACAATGAAGTGTTGTGTGTTCCCTATTATGGTGACTTTCCAAGCTACGAAGTGCCCCAGCCATTTCGTGATCTCAATGCTTACTTCATGCGGATCTTCCACGGCTGTCGGATGACGTTTCGGCGAGAGATGATTGCCAAAGAACGATTTGAACCTTTGCTGTTGTACTACGCGCTCAACGAAGATATGGATGCTAGCTACCGCGTTTCCAGGCATGGACTGTTGCTAGAAGCTGGAAATGCCAGGCTCCACCATTATCAGAGCAATAGTGGTCGATTGTCTCGATTTGTCGTAACATCGCTTTCTGCGCTTAATCAAGCTGTGTGTATCCGGCGATACTCTAATGATCTGAAGCGTGATTGCGTTCGGTTTTATATTTTGACAAGCCGCCGCGTAGTAGCTGAATTTTTCAAAGATGTCTTAAGTCGCCGTTGGACCTTTCCCCAACTACGTGGCATTATGGCTGCATTTCGTTATGCGCCTGCCATTTTTACATTGCCAGAAGATGAATTAGTTGACTGGTATCCACGATTGCAACAGGAATTTGTGACTCAGGGAAAACCGCCATCTCTGGATAAAAACTGGTCGATTCAAACGGCGACTGCCCGCAGTTAA
- a CDS encoding glycosyltransferase (IMG reference gene:2510098195~PFAM: Glycosyl transferases group 1) yields MSVVNLKVLMIAEHCNPDWASVPLVAYNFYHEISQIADVTLVTHGRNREGFERHNVHANITYIDESSLAQKYHQLISNLIEKGRANWPLYLALSYPIYAEFNQKVYNLFSKEVRAGKYDIVHAITPVMPRYPVSMIRACEQTPLLLGPVNGGVPFPEGFQETAKKEKAFWNFLKPFGRYLLPGYVETYKKADRILSGSTYTLNMLKQLFAIEDDRIELFFENGISKNFFKPVDRNSSTDKVELLFVGRLVPYKGADLVIEAVGQLNPALQQRISLTIVGDGSERGELENRVAELDLQETVKFVGWVKQQETYEYYSKSDIFCFPSVREFGGAVVMEAMACGLPCIVVNNGGIAEYVTEETGFKIEPVSREFVIQEMAGKIQQLVEDQGLRSQMSQKAVERAKEFEWSVKAKQIVEIYTELLVQKQLQVRSKVSLSV; encoded by the coding sequence ATGAGCGTGGTCAACTTAAAAGTTTTGATGATTGCCGAGCATTGCAACCCAGATTGGGCATCTGTACCTCTAGTTGCCTACAATTTTTACCACGAAATTAGTCAAATTGCTGACGTTACACTTGTAACCCATGGAAGAAATCGAGAAGGGTTTGAGCGGCATAATGTTCATGCCAATATTACTTACATTGATGAAAGTTCGCTAGCCCAAAAATATCATCAGTTAATTAGTAATTTAATTGAAAAGGGACGAGCGAATTGGCCGTTATACCTGGCGTTGTCGTATCCTATCTATGCAGAATTTAATCAAAAAGTTTATAACCTTTTCAGTAAAGAAGTTAGAGCCGGTAAATATGACATTGTGCATGCAATTACTCCAGTCATGCCACGTTATCCAGTTTCAATGATTAGAGCATGTGAGCAAACTCCATTACTGCTAGGACCTGTAAACGGAGGAGTACCTTTTCCAGAGGGTTTTCAGGAGACAGCGAAGAAAGAAAAAGCTTTTTGGAATTTTTTGAAGCCATTTGGTCGTTATTTGTTACCAGGGTATGTGGAGACCTATAAAAAGGCGGATCGAATTCTATCAGGTTCAACATACACTCTAAATATGTTGAAGCAACTGTTTGCAATTGAAGATGATAGAATCGAGCTTTTTTTTGAGAATGGGATTTCAAAGAACTTTTTCAAACCAGTTGATAGGAACTCAAGCACTGACAAGGTGGAACTCCTGTTTGTGGGTCGGCTTGTGCCCTATAAGGGGGCTGATTTAGTCATAGAAGCGGTTGGTCAACTGAATCCAGCTTTGCAACAAAGGATTTCTCTCACCATTGTGGGAGATGGTTCCGAAAGAGGCGAATTAGAAAACCGTGTTGCTGAACTTGATCTACAAGAAACTGTGAAGTTTGTGGGTTGGGTGAAGCAACAGGAGACTTATGAGTATTACAGTAAGTCTGATATCTTTTGTTTTCCGTCTGTGCGGGAATTTGGTGGGGCTGTGGTGATGGAGGCGATGGCATGTGGGCTGCCTTGTATCGTAGTCAACAATGGTGGCATCGCTGAATATGTTACTGAAGAGACAGGGTTCAAGATTGAGCCTGTTTCGAGAGAGTTTGTCATTCAAGAAATGGCAGGTAAAATTCAACAACTGGTTGAAGATCAGGGGTTGCGATCGCAAATGTCCCAGAAAGCGGTTGAACGAGCTAAGGAATTTGAATGGAGCGTGAAGGCAAAGCAAATTGTTGAAATCTATACTGAACTTTTAGTACAGAAACAGCTTCAAGTCAGATCCAAAGTTTCTTTAAGTGTTTAA
- a CDS encoding D-alanine--D-alanine ligase (IMG reference gene:2510098191~PFAM: D-ala D-ala ligase C-terminus; D-ala D-ala ligase N-terminus~TIGRFAM: D-alanine--D-alanine ligase): protein MNDWAMNMSKQIIGLLFGGRSGEHEVSISSARAIAKALTDEHNQAKYKLLPIYIQKNGAWCGAELAQQVLLSGIPLATEDSSLNGLSDQRWQFPQEASDVDVWFPILHGPNGEDGTVQGLLKLMQVPFVGSGVLGSAIGMDKIAMKQVFAQAGLPQVKYVTVTRSQIWSNPCVYSKLCDDVEAALGYPCFVKPANLGSSVGISKVRNRSQLETALDSAASYDRRIIVEAGVTAREVECAVLGNDQPKASLIGEITYQSDFYDYETKYTQGKANLMIPANLPDAIAEQIREMAIQAFMAVDGAGLARVDFFYVEATQEVLINEINTLPGFTATSMYPQLWEASGVSFPTLVDQLIQLALERQ from the coding sequence ATGAACGATTGGGCAATGAACATGAGTAAGCAGATTATTGGGCTTTTGTTTGGTGGACGTTCTGGAGAGCATGAGGTGTCAATTTCCTCTGCTCGCGCGATCGCCAAAGCGCTAACAGATGAACACAACCAGGCGAAATACAAGCTATTACCAATTTACATCCAGAAAAATGGAGCTTGGTGCGGAGCCGAACTGGCACAACAGGTTTTGCTATCAGGAATTCCACTTGCAACCGAAGATTCATCGCTGAATGGTTTATCTGACCAGCGTTGGCAATTTCCTCAAGAAGCGAGTGATGTTGATGTTTGGTTTCCCATATTACATGGTCCCAACGGGGAGGATGGGACTGTTCAAGGTTTACTGAAGTTAATGCAAGTCCCCTTTGTGGGATCAGGTGTCTTAGGCTCAGCAATTGGCATGGATAAAATTGCTATGAAGCAAGTGTTTGCTCAAGCAGGGTTACCCCAGGTGAAGTACGTTACCGTAACACGATCGCAAATTTGGTCAAATCCCTGTGTATATTCCAAACTTTGTGATGATGTTGAGGCAGCCCTTGGTTACCCGTGTTTTGTAAAACCTGCAAACTTAGGGTCATCCGTTGGCATTTCAAAAGTGCGGAACCGGTCTCAGTTAGAAACTGCCTTAGACAGTGCTGCTAGCTACGATCGCCGCATTATTGTGGAAGCCGGCGTGACAGCACGGGAAGTGGAATGTGCTGTGTTAGGGAACGATCAGCCTAAAGCATCCCTTATTGGAGAAATCACTTACCAGAGCGATTTTTATGACTACGAGACAAAATATACCCAGGGGAAGGCAAATCTTATGATTCCGGCAAATTTACCCGACGCGATCGCTGAGCAAATCCGCGAGATGGCAATTCAGGCGTTTATGGCAGTCGATGGGGCTGGACTGGCACGAGTCGATTTTTTCTACGTGGAAGCAACCCAAGAGGTGTTAATTAACGAAATCAATACACTGCCAGGATTTACAGCAACAAGTATGTACCCCCAACTGTGGGAAGCCAGCGGAGTTTCCTTCCCTACTCTTGTTGATCAATTGATTCAACTGGCGCTTGAAAGACAGTAA
- a CDS encoding dTDP-glucose 4,6-dehydratase (IMG reference gene:2510098196~PFAM: NAD dependent epimerase/dehydratase family~TIGRFAM: dTDP-glucose 4,6-dehydratase): MTFSEHHQSSKQERCLIVTGGAGFIGANFVHYWCAKYPNDRVIVLDALTYAGNRQTLVALDAHPNFRFVKGDICDRSLVDSLVQEEQVDTIVHFAAESHVDRSILGPGAFVQTNVVGTFTLLESFRQHWLTSDRPSHYRFHHVSTDEVYGSLGPDDPAFSETTPYAPNSPYSASKAGSDHLVRAYHHTYGLPTTMTNCSNNYGPYHFPEKLIPLMCINILLGKPLPVYGDGLNIRDWLYVKDHCSAIDAVLERGVVGETYNVGGNNEVKNIDLVHMLCELMNELAPKLPVRPAQELITFVKDRPGHDRRYAINSTKLQTELGWTPSVTVQEGLRQTVEWYLENEGWWRPLLSEEYQAYYSKVYA; encoded by the coding sequence ATGACTTTTTCTGAACACCATCAATCTTCGAAACAGGAACGTTGCCTGATTGTGACAGGTGGGGCTGGCTTCATTGGTGCCAACTTTGTTCACTACTGGTGTGCAAAATATCCCAATGATCGGGTTATCGTCCTTGATGCTCTAACCTACGCAGGGAATCGTCAAACTCTGGTTGCATTGGATGCTCATCCAAATTTTCGGTTTGTTAAAGGAGATATTTGCGATCGCTCCCTCGTAGATTCTCTTGTTCAAGAAGAACAGGTGGATACGATTGTTCACTTTGCGGCGGAATCTCATGTTGATCGCTCCATTCTGGGGCCTGGTGCGTTCGTACAAACCAATGTGGTAGGAACCTTCACGCTGCTAGAATCCTTCCGGCAGCATTGGCTCACCAGCGATCGTCCCAGTCATTATCGCTTCCACCATGTGTCTACTGATGAAGTGTATGGCAGCTTAGGCCCGGATGATCCTGCATTCTCAGAAACCACTCCATATGCGCCCAATAGCCCATATTCAGCCTCTAAAGCAGGGAGTGATCATTTAGTTCGGGCTTATCACCACACTTATGGGCTGCCCACTACAATGACCAACTGTTCCAACAACTATGGTCCCTATCATTTCCCAGAAAAGCTGATTCCCCTCATGTGTATTAACATCTTGCTAGGGAAACCACTGCCTGTCTACGGGGATGGACTAAATATTCGCGACTGGCTGTACGTGAAAGATCATTGCAGCGCGATTGATGCTGTGCTGGAACGAGGTGTCGTTGGTGAAACCTACAACGTCGGTGGCAACAACGAAGTCAAGAACATTGATCTTGTGCATATGTTGTGCGAACTCATGAATGAACTGGCACCTAAACTTCCTGTGCGACCTGCTCAAGAATTGATTACGTTTGTGAAAGACCGTCCGGGGCACGATCGCCGGTATGCAATTAATTCCACCAAGCTACAAACAGAACTTGGTTGGACTCCGTCTGTCACTGTACAGGAAGGATTGCGCCAAACTGTGGAATGGTACTTGGAGAACGAAGGCTGGTGGCGTCCGCTGTTATCAGAAGAATACCAGGCTTATTACAGCAAAGTTTATGCATAA
- a CDS encoding dTDP-4-dehydrorhamnose 3,5-epimerase (IMG reference gene:2510098192~PFAM: dTDP-4-dehydrorhamnose 3,5-epimerase~TIGRFAM: dTDP-4-dehydrorhamnose 3,5-epimerase), whose amino-acid sequence MNILPTEIPDVLIIEPRVFQDDRGFFLESYNERAFAEKAGITDRFVQDNHSRSTQHVLRGLHYQIEQAQGKLVRAIVGSIFDVAVDLRKQSPTFGQWVSCLLTAENKRMFWVPPGFAHGFLVVSEVAEVLYKATDFYAPQHERCVLWNDPDLAIAWPLSAEPILSAKDQAGKSLELADVYL is encoded by the coding sequence ATGAATATCTTGCCCACAGAGATTCCGGATGTTCTGATCATTGAACCACGAGTTTTTCAAGATGACCGGGGCTTTTTCCTGGAAAGCTACAATGAGCGAGCTTTTGCTGAAAAGGCAGGAATTACAGATCGGTTTGTTCAAGACAATCATTCCCGGTCAACTCAACACGTCCTCAGAGGTTTGCATTACCAGATAGAGCAGGCTCAAGGAAAACTTGTCCGTGCAATTGTGGGTTCAATTTTTGACGTGGCAGTGGATCTTCGCAAGCAATCACCAACATTTGGACAATGGGTTAGTTGCTTGTTGACTGCTGAGAATAAGCGGATGTTTTGGGTGCCACCCGGTTTCGCCCATGGTTTTTTAGTCGTTTCAGAGGTTGCAGAGGTGCTTTATAAGGCGACTGATTTCTATGCTCCTCAGCACGAACGATGCGTTTTATGGAACGACCCAGATTTGGCGATCGCCTGGCCCCTGTCGGCTGAACCCATCCTTTCTGCTAAAGACCAGGCAGGCAAATCATTAGAACTTGCAGACGTATATCTCTAA
- a CDS encoding glycosyltransferase (IMG reference gene:2510098194~PFAM: Glycosyl transferases group 1): protein MHWTVAAPFIHNPDVDGDWLIPYIPGDRHHFSIIPHSEPLANWHNQSLSVTSYRQWLKYLDQAKDAVHQTRGGVITVFPQLASAVGIHQQLARKQIPIVAWLFNVGICYPGIRRRLAQISLKNVSHFVVHTRRECEIYSKWLGFPKERFEFIPYQSAEIPVIYEENDVEPFIVAIGSAHRDFPTLFKVVEKLKLPTVVASGPRSLAGLSIPSQVQTPFGIGKKECLRLAQEARINVIPLRPNELVTAAGQVTIVEAMRMGRAIIATRCNGAEDYIIHGETGLLVEPESSDDLRQAIEMLWNDEALRNRLGQAARHYASKHFSDEAVGRSLGKILDHLADSYPYQTPP from the coding sequence ATGCATTGGACCGTTGCTGCCCCCTTTATTCATAATCCCGATGTTGACGGTGATTGGTTGATTCCTTACATTCCAGGCGATCGCCATCACTTCAGCATTATTCCTCACAGCGAACCGTTGGCAAACTGGCATAACCAATCCCTGTCTGTAACCAGCTATCGCCAATGGCTCAAGTACCTGGATCAGGCGAAAGACGCTGTCCATCAAACCCGAGGAGGTGTTATCACGGTGTTTCCCCAACTTGCCTCTGCAGTTGGAATTCATCAACAACTGGCGCGGAAGCAGATTCCAATTGTTGCCTGGTTATTCAATGTTGGTATTTGTTATCCAGGAATACGCCGTCGGCTAGCACAGATTAGCCTCAAAAATGTTTCGCACTTTGTTGTCCACACTCGTCGAGAGTGCGAAATTTACAGTAAATGGTTGGGGTTTCCTAAAGAGCGATTTGAGTTTATTCCTTACCAATCTGCAGAAATTCCTGTGATTTATGAAGAAAACGATGTTGAACCCTTTATCGTAGCAATTGGATCCGCTCATCGAGATTTCCCAACATTATTTAAAGTTGTTGAAAAGTTAAAGCTGCCAACTGTGGTGGCATCTGGACCGCGATCGCTGGCAGGATTAAGCATTCCGTCCCAAGTTCAAACTCCCTTTGGGATTGGCAAGAAAGAATGTCTAAGGCTTGCCCAAGAAGCAAGGATTAACGTTATTCCCCTCCGCCCGAATGAATTAGTAACAGCAGCAGGACAGGTAACAATTGTTGAAGCCATGCGAATGGGGCGAGCTATCATCGCTACTCGTTGTAATGGGGCAGAAGATTATATTATTCACGGTGAAACAGGATTATTAGTTGAGCCAGAATCATCTGATGATTTGAGACAAGCGATTGAGATGCTCTGGAACGATGAGGCATTGCGAAATCGCTTAGGACAGGCTGCACGACACTATGCCTCTAAGCACTTTTCAGATGAAGCAGTTGGCAGATCTCTGGGTAAAATTCTCGATCACCTGGCAGATTCCTATCCGTATCAAACTCCACCCTAA
- a CDS encoding hypothetical protein (IMG reference gene:2510098197), giving the protein MSTDLTLAPLPYPVYFVRNDPALCEALADVSTMPPFEQFYRPEWGGSSSWIVQTYLQLKCRGLDVYLVSHFVPGAICVVSREELMKRQLLRCCLPFNCYLVVCQQDRPRPFICEQRIVQNRANILSEHDHYMPHWCQPDLKARNPERGDRVENVVFKGRWYYLPESYKSDHFISQLNTLGFKFSTDADHHVNLRDWTDYSEADVLLAVRDRSSLYLDSKPPTKLINAWLAGCPALLGPEPAYRELRQSELDYIEVTSPEDVLHALQRLRTEPGLYQAMVANGWQRAKAFTPSMIATLWRDLLAGAIATGYKQWQHQPFIWQVVGRPLQFGYRLIKQERERRHFNLLTGRKR; this is encoded by the coding sequence ATGAGTACTGACTTGACATTGGCTCCACTTCCTTATCCCGTTTACTTTGTTCGCAATGATCCTGCCCTGTGCGAAGCTTTAGCTGATGTTTCTACAATGCCGCCATTTGAGCAATTCTACCGGCCTGAATGGGGAGGAAGTAGTTCATGGATTGTGCAAACCTATCTCCAGTTAAAGTGCCGGGGATTGGATGTGTATTTGGTGTCGCATTTTGTTCCCGGTGCCATTTGTGTCGTGTCTCGTGAAGAATTGATGAAGCGGCAACTACTACGGTGTTGTTTGCCCTTCAACTGCTATTTGGTTGTTTGTCAGCAGGATCGCCCTCGTCCTTTCATCTGTGAACAGCGAATTGTGCAGAACCGGGCGAACATTTTGAGCGAGCACGATCATTACATGCCGCACTGGTGTCAACCAGACTTGAAAGCCCGCAACCCAGAACGAGGCGATCGCGTAGAGAATGTGGTCTTTAAGGGACGTTGGTATTACCTGCCAGAATCTTACAAAAGCGACCACTTTATTTCCCAATTGAATACTTTAGGGTTCAAATTCTCGACCGATGCCGATCATCATGTGAATTTGCGCGATTGGACAGATTATTCTGAGGCTGATGTGCTTCTGGCAGTCCGCGATCGCTCCAGTTTGTATTTAGACTCGAAACCACCTACCAAGTTAATTAATGCGTGGCTGGCTGGCTGTCCGGCTCTATTGGGTCCAGAGCCTGCCTATCGGGAACTGCGCCAATCAGAATTAGACTATATCGAAGTCACGAGTCCGGAGGACGTCCTGCATGCGTTGCAGCGGCTACGAACTGAGCCTGGGTTGTATCAGGCGATGGTTGCAAATGGCTGGCAACGAGCCAAAGCTTTTACACCAAGCATGATTGCTACTCTTTGGCGCGATCTATTAGCTGGCGCGATCGCAACTGGGTATAAGCAATGGCAACATCAACCATTCATCTGGCAGGTTGTAGGGCGTCCGCTTCAGTTTGGCTATCGCTTAATCAAGCAAGAAAGAGAGCGTCGCCATTTCAACCTGTTAACAGGACGCAAACGCTAA
- a CDS encoding hypothetical protein (IMG reference gene:2510098199), whose protein sequence is MNQIMTQAIDLDQELSKRHIDLDPGGYFIIYVDRNEHLIRANHFTNVIDERGLACDPETGKPIPCDTKVERVPTRVFSGRTAKEICVQLFEQTRPCPVTRLDHASYLGREFQRAEAALLNNQEYIQD, encoded by the coding sequence ATGAATCAGATCATGACCCAAGCGATCGATCTCGACCAAGAACTCTCTAAGCGGCATATTGACCTAGATCCAGGCGGTTACTTTATTATCTACGTTGATCGCAACGAACACCTTATTCGGGCAAACCATTTCACTAATGTTATTGATGAGCGCGGGCTAGCCTGTGATCCCGAAACAGGTAAGCCAATTCCGTGCGACACCAAAGTTGAACGAGTTCCAACTCGTGTCTTTAGCGGTAGAACTGCGAAAGAAATTTGCGTGCAACTGTTTGAACAAACCCGCCCTTGCCCAGTCACACGCCTGGATCATGCATCTTATCTGGGTCGCGAGTTTCAACGCGCAGAAGCAGCCCTACTCAACAATCAGGAATATATTCAGGACTAA